In one window of Skermanella rosea DNA:
- a CDS encoding DsbA family protein yields the protein MHRPAFLPRLFAAAALSALVGLAPPTGAQAQQPALDTPAGKAAIEQIVRDYLLAHPEVLVESLTAFQERQEAAQVEAQRGALVSRQEELFRNPASPVAGNPQGDVTLVEFFDYQCGYCKAVHADVRRLLESDGKLRLVYKEFPILGPASLTAARAALAAHRQGKYEALHAALMENRGQLDDDKIFRIANSVGLDMERLKKDMDSPEIQETLQRNLRLASELNIRGTPAFVVGDQIIPGAVGLDRLKELVAAGRAG from the coding sequence ATGCACCGCCCAGCATTCCTGCCCCGCCTGTTCGCCGCAGCCGCCCTGTCGGCCCTGGTCGGCCTCGCGCCGCCGACGGGCGCACAGGCCCAGCAGCCCGCGCTCGATACGCCCGCGGGCAAGGCGGCGATCGAGCAGATCGTGCGCGACTACCTGCTCGCCCATCCCGAGGTCCTGGTCGAATCGCTGACGGCCTTCCAGGAGCGGCAAGAGGCCGCTCAGGTGGAGGCCCAGCGCGGCGCGCTGGTCAGCCGCCAGGAGGAGCTGTTCCGCAACCCGGCCTCGCCGGTCGCCGGCAACCCGCAGGGCGACGTGACGCTGGTGGAGTTCTTCGATTACCAGTGCGGCTACTGCAAGGCGGTCCATGCCGACGTCCGCCGCCTGCTGGAATCCGACGGCAAGCTTCGGCTGGTCTACAAGGAGTTCCCGATCCTCGGCCCGGCGTCGCTGACCGCTGCGCGGGCGGCGCTGGCGGCCCACCGCCAGGGCAAGTACGAGGCCCTCCATGCGGCGCTGATGGAGAACCGCGGCCAGCTCGACGACGACAAGATCTTCCGCATCGCCAATTCGGTCGGGCTGGACATGGAGCGGCTGAAGAAGGACATGGACTCGCCGGAGATCCAGGAGACGCTCCAGCGGAACCTGCGGCTCGCGAGCGAACTGAACATCCGCGGCACCCCGGCTTTCGTGGTCGGCGACCAGATCATCCCCGGTGCCGTCGGCCTCGACCGCCTGAAGGAACTGGTCGCCGCCGGGCGCGCCGGCTGA
- a CDS encoding gamma-glutamyltransferase has translation MRVGAHQVNAGVAADEPRATVIGRDILAQGGNAVDAATAMGLAMAVTLPTRVGLGGGGICVVHDAATKQTRTLDFLPRSPNGGQVAVPAMLRGLATLHAAHGKMRWEQLVAPAEAKARFETQISRALARDLQVFGDVAGEDPEARRLYLPNGPQPPGEGQKLEQPDLAGVLAQVRQRGAGVFYTGQLGARIAESVGVDAATLASYQAQWRGTAEVRHGNEVMHFAAPPEGAPAADSLRAALEAPSGGRNAGLVKALEKVEPEGPPTAGLVTFDPFGQAVACTFSVGAPMGTGKMIPGTGILQAAATGARGIGGPAVLVNPNLNQPLFAGSAGLIGVGVGEEGAGAAPAALVNVALRALEQDMNALDAVTAPRLAPDPAGGTLIEETAERPASRETSGVQGEIYGVQALGRVNLVSCKVNRSDGSRSCSAATDPRGFGLASSIQ, from the coding sequence ATGCGCGTGGGTGCCCACCAGGTGAACGCGGGAGTCGCGGCGGACGAACCGCGGGCCACGGTCATCGGCCGGGACATCCTGGCGCAGGGCGGCAACGCGGTCGATGCGGCGACCGCCATGGGGCTCGCGATGGCGGTGACCCTGCCGACCCGTGTCGGGCTGGGCGGCGGCGGGATCTGCGTCGTCCACGACGCGGCCACCAAGCAGACGCGCACCCTGGATTTCCTGCCCCGGTCGCCGAATGGCGGACAGGTCGCGGTGCCGGCCATGCTGCGCGGGCTGGCGACCCTGCACGCGGCCCACGGCAAGATGCGCTGGGAGCAGCTGGTCGCGCCGGCGGAGGCGAAGGCCCGGTTCGAGACCCAGATCTCCCGTGCGCTGGCCCGCGACCTCCAGGTGTTCGGCGACGTCGCCGGCGAGGATCCCGAGGCCCGGCGCCTGTACCTGCCCAACGGCCCCCAGCCGCCCGGCGAAGGACAGAAGCTGGAGCAGCCCGATCTCGCCGGCGTGCTGGCCCAGGTGCGCCAGCGCGGCGCCGGCGTCTTCTACACCGGGCAGCTGGGCGCCCGGATCGCCGAGAGCGTCGGGGTCGACGCCGCCACCCTGGCGTCCTACCAGGCCCAGTGGCGCGGCACCGCCGAGGTCAGGCACGGCAACGAGGTGATGCATTTCGCCGCACCTCCTGAAGGCGCGCCGGCCGCCGACTCCCTGCGGGCGGCGCTGGAGGCTCCGTCCGGCGGGCGCAACGCCGGGCTGGTCAAGGCGCTGGAGAAGGTCGAGCCCGAGGGACCTCCGACGGCGGGCCTGGTGACGTTCGACCCGTTCGGGCAGGCGGTCGCCTGCACCTTCTCGGTCGGCGCGCCGATGGGGACGGGCAAGATGATCCCGGGGACCGGCATCCTCCAGGCCGCGGCGACCGGCGCGCGCGGCATCGGCGGTCCGGCCGTCCTGGTCAATCCCAACCTGAACCAGCCGCTCTTCGCCGGCAGCGCCGGGCTGATCGGCGTCGGCGTCGGGGAGGAAGGGGCGGGCGCCGCCCCGGCCGCCCTGGTCAACGTGGCGCTCCGGGCCCTCGAGCAGGACATGAATGCCCTCGACGCGGTGACGGCGCCCCGGCTGGCGCCCGATCCCGCCGGCGGGACCCTGATCGAGGAGACCGCCGAACGGCCGGCCAGCCGCGAGACGTCAGGCGTCCAGGGCGAGATCTACGGCGTCCAGGCGCTGGGCCGGGTCAACCTGGTGAGCTGCAAGGTCAACCGCAGCGACGGCAGCCGGTCCTGTTCCGCGGCGACCGACCCGCGCGGCTTCGGCCTCGCCTCCAGCATCCAGTAG
- a CDS encoding M48 family metalloprotease: protein MTLRLPRKLVVKIRILAAALSALALVVVSAAPAEAQQRRLQFIRDAEIEHIIRTYAGPIFEASGINGDSVEIALVKDSSLNAFVAGGMNLFIHTGLLQESENPDELIGVIAHEIGHIAGGHLIRSQEAMEGASAQAILSALLGIGAALATGEAGAGAAILGGGQEMARRSYLAYSRAQESTADQAALGYMDQAGVSARGLLNFLEKLAGQDLRPTDRQDAFVRTHPLTQDRIESVRYHVEHSRVSDRKAPAEYVEMHARMKAKLLGFIQPQIALHRYRDSDTEVAPRYGRAIALYQRGDIRQALPLIDQLIKEEPDNPFFHELKGQVLLENSRVAESIAPYRKAVELLPDSALLRSSLAHALVETNDDSLLDEALKHLKAAASREPRTPFTWRLIATVYGRENQQGMLSYALAEEAMARGDRAVARFHAEKAENQLPAGSPGWIRAQDIRTATERLPTR, encoded by the coding sequence ATGACTTTGCGTTTACCGCGGAAACTGGTGGTCAAGATTCGTATCCTCGCCGCGGCGCTTTCGGCCTTAGCATTGGTGGTGGTTTCGGCCGCGCCGGCGGAAGCGCAGCAGCGTCGCCTCCAGTTCATCCGCGACGCCGAGATCGAACATATCATCCGCACTTACGCGGGGCCAATCTTCGAAGCTTCCGGGATCAACGGGGACAGCGTCGAGATAGCGCTGGTCAAGGACAGCTCCCTGAACGCCTTCGTGGCGGGCGGCATGAATCTGTTCATCCATACCGGCCTGCTCCAGGAAAGCGAGAACCCGGACGAGCTGATCGGCGTGATCGCGCACGAGATCGGCCATATCGCCGGCGGCCACCTGATCCGCTCGCAGGAGGCGATGGAGGGGGCCTCGGCCCAGGCCATCCTGTCGGCGCTGCTCGGCATCGGCGCAGCGCTGGCGACCGGCGAGGCGGGCGCCGGCGCCGCCATCCTCGGCGGCGGGCAGGAGATGGCCCGGCGCTCCTACCTGGCCTACAGCAGGGCCCAGGAAAGCACGGCGGACCAGGCGGCGCTCGGCTACATGGACCAGGCGGGCGTCTCCGCCCGCGGGCTGCTCAACTTCCTGGAAAAGCTCGCCGGACAGGACCTGCGGCCGACCGACCGCCAGGACGCCTTCGTCCGCACCCACCCGCTGACCCAGGACCGGATCGAGAGCGTCCGCTACCATGTCGAGCATTCCCGCGTGTCGGACCGGAAGGCGCCGGCCGAGTATGTCGAGATGCACGCCCGGATGAAGGCCAAGCTGCTGGGCTTCATCCAGCCCCAGATCGCCCTTCACCGCTACCGCGACTCCGACACCGAGGTGGCGCCCCGCTACGGCCGGGCGATCGCGCTGTACCAGCGCGGCGACATCAGGCAGGCGCTCCCCCTGATCGACCAGCTCATCAAGGAGGAACCCGACAACCCGTTCTTCCACGAACTGAAGGGACAGGTGCTGCTGGAGAACAGCCGGGTGGCGGAATCGATCGCGCCCTACCGGAAGGCGGTCGAGCTGCTGCCGGACTCGGCGCTGCTGCGCAGTTCCCTGGCCCACGCACTGGTAGAGACCAACGACGATTCGCTGCTCGACGAGGCATTGAAGCACTTGAAGGCCGCGGCATCGAGGGAGCCGCGCACCCCCTTCACCTGGCGCCTGATCGCCACCGTCTATGGCCGCGAGAACCAGCAGGGCATGCTGTCATACGCCCTGGCCGAGGAGGCCATGGCGCGCGGCGACCGGGCGGTCGCGCGGTTCCATGCCGAGAAGGCGGAGAACCAGCTCCCCGCCGGGTCGCCCGGCTGGATCCGCGCCCAGGATATCCGGACCGCCACCGAACGTCTGCCGACACGCTGA